The Malus domestica chromosome 06, GDT2T_hap1 genome has a segment encoding these proteins:
- the LOC103436711 gene encoding GDP-mannose transporter GONST3 isoform X2: MGTARNLTEEERKRGREITWDDKEVCGHYLVRFCPFHLFANTRSDLGQCPKIHDPKLKESFEKSPQHDAYVPKFEAELAQFCEMLVMDLDRRVRREREHRHQEVEPALPHPLSIEKSKHLFILEDKLKKLLEQVEVLGESSKMDEAEVSVREMSNKIVVENPQVGQGRQAQGGSSAPTLFGNIQTNWSSVILQQISVYGIAAGYCLSASLLSIINKWAVVKFPYPGALTALQYFTSAMGVLVCGWLKLLEHDSLDLLTMWRFLPAAVIFYLSLFTNSELLLHANVDTFIVFRSVVPIFVAIGETLFLHQPWPSIRTWASLATIFGGSVIYVLTDYQFTVTAYSWALAYLVSMSIDFVYIKHVVMTIGLNTWGLVLYNNLEALLLFPLELLVMGELKKIKHEITDESDWYSFDVLLPVGLSCLFGLSISFFGFSCRRAISATGFTVLGIVNKLLTVVINLIIWDKHSTIVGTVGLLICMLGGVMYQQSTSNKPKVVNQVKAQEAEEEQQKLIEMNSNLESNSNEKWNAESEQGN; this comes from the exons ATGGGCACAG CTCGTAATTTGAcggaggaagagagaaagaggggcAGGGAAATTACTTGGGATGATAAGGAAGTCTGCGGGCActatttggttcggttttgtCCGTTCCATCTCTTCGCCAATACTCGAAGCGATCTAG GACAGTGCCCTAAAATCCATGAcccgaagttgaaggaaag TTTTGAGAAGTCACCACAGCATGATGCATACGTGCCCAAGTTTGAAGCCGAACTTGCTCAGTTTTGTGAGATGTTG GTGATGGATTTGGATAGAAGAGTAAGACGTGAGCGAGAACACCGTCACCAAGAGGTGGAACCTGCACTACCACATCCACTGTCAATTGAAAAGTCCAAACATTTGTTTATTTTGGAGGATAAGTTAAAGAAGTTGCTTGAACAAGTGGAGGTCCTTGGTGAATCCAGCAAGATGGATGAAGCTGAAGTGTCCGTGAGAGAG ATGTCCAATAAAATTGTTGTGGAGAATCCTCAAGTTGGTCAGGGCCGTCAGGCTCAGGGTGGTTCAAGTGCCCCTACTCTTTTTGGTAATATCCAAACAAACTGGTCCAGTGTTATACTCCAGCAGATCTCAGTCTACGGTATAGCTGCTGGTTACTGCTTATCTGCCTCATTGCTTTCCATTATCAACAAGTGGGCTGTCGTGAAATTTCCTTATCCTGGGGCCCTAACTGCGTTACAGTATTTTACAAGTGCTATGGGGGTCCTTGTATGTGGCTGGCTTAAGTTGCTAGAACATGATTCGCTTGACCTTCTTACTATGTGGCGCTTCCTACCAGCAGCAGTTATATTCTACCTCTCTCTCTTCACCAACAGTGAGCTCCTTCTTCATGCTAACGTTGACACTTTTATTGTCTTTCGTTCAGTTGTCCCAATCTTTGTTGCAATAGGAGAGACTCTCTTCTTGCACCAACCATGGCCATCAATAAGGACATGGGCCTCACTAGCCACTATTTTTGGAGGAAGTGTGATTTATGTGCTTACAGATTACCAGTTCACAGTCACGGCTTATAGTTGGGCTCTAGCTTACTTGGTAAGCATGTCCATAGATTTTGTCTACATAAAGCATGTGGTAATGACCATCGGCTTAAACACATGGGGTCTTGTATTGTATAACAATCTCGAGGCTCTCCTACTGTTCCCGCTGGAACTACTTGTAATgggtgaattgaagaagattaagcaTGAAATCACGGACGAATCAGATTGGTATTCTTTTGATGTGCTTTTGCCAGTGGGGTTATCATGTTTATTTGGTTTGTCTATCTCTTTCTTTGGGTTTTCTTGCCGAAGGGCAATTTCTGCAACTGGATTTACTGTTCTTGGTATAGTGAACAAGCTATTGACTGTTGTGATTAATCTGATTATTTGGGACAAGCATTCAACCATAGTTGGCACAGTGGGGCTGTTAATATGTATGCTAGGTGGTGTTATGTATCAGCAATCTACAAGCAACAAGCCTAAGGTTGTAAATCAGGTGAAAGCACAAGAGGCAGAGGAAGAACAACAAAAGTTAATTGAGATGAACTCCAACTTAGAAAGCAATAGCAATGAGAAATGGAATGCTGAATCAGAACAGGGAAATTGA
- the LOC103436712 gene encoding RING-H2 finger protein ATL80, which translates to MTRPLRLLSAFKPSSLFSGPEDEPSSSPTMGSDSALVLLALFCALVCVLGLVVIARCVWLRRLTAAATTTTPPLPPPPPPNKGLKKKVLRSLPKLTYTADCTSKFTECAICLTEFASGDEIRELPQCGHGFHVACIDTWLRSHSSCPSCRQVPEISNKCHKCGGYS; encoded by the coding sequence ATGACTCGCCCTTTGAGATTGTTAAGCGCCTTCAAGCCTTCCTCGCTGTTTTCCGGACCGGAAGATGAACCCTCGTCCTCCCCCACCATGGGCTCAGACTCCGCTTTAGTCCTCCTCGCCCTCTTCTGCGCTCTCGTCTGCGTCCTCGGCCTCGTCGTCATCGCTCGCTGCGTCTGGCTTCGCCGCCTCACCGCTGCCGCCACAACTACCACACCTCCTCTTCCTCCGCCACCGCCGCCAAATAAGGGCTTGAAGAAAAAGGTCCTACGCTCTCTCCCGAAGCTTACGTACACGGCGGACTGCACTTCCAAGTTCACCGAGTGCGCCATCTGCCTCACCGAGTTCGCCTCCGGGGACGAGATCCGGGAGCTTCCGCAGTGTGGCCACGGCTTCCACGTTGCGTGCATCGACACGTGGCTCCGGTCGCACTCGTCCTGCCCGTCCTGCCGTCAGGTTCCGGAGATCTCTAATAAGTGCCACAAGTGTGGGGGTTACTCTTAA
- the LOC103436710 gene encoding monosaccharide-sensing protein 2, with product MKKGAVLVAIAATIGNLLQGWDNATIAGAIVYITKEFDLGSSLEGLVVAMSLIGATIITTCSGAISDWIGRRPMLIASSVFYFVSGLVMVWSPNVYVLCIARLLDGFGIGLAVTLIPLYISETAPPDIRGSLNTLPQFLGSGGLFLSYCMVFGMSLMDSPSWRLMLGVLSIPSLIYFGLTVFYLPESPRWLVSKGRMLEAKIVLQQLRGTEDVSGELALLVEGLGIGGETSIEEYIIGPADELGDSQDPADKDKIKLYGPEEGLSWVARPVTGQGSLISLVSRQGSMVNQGVPLMDPLVTLFGSVHENFPETASTRSMLFPNFGSMFSTADRPKTDQWDEESLHGEGEGYGSDGAGGDSDDNLHSPLISRQATSLEKDLVPPASHGSALSMRRHSSLMQGTGETSGSTGIGGGWQLAWKWSEREGEDGKKEGGFKRVYLHQEGGPGSRRGSLVSLPGADVPTEGEFIQAAALVSQPALYSKELMDKHPVGPAMVHPAETASKGPIWAALLEPGVKHALLVGMGIQILQQFSGINGVLYYTPQILEEAGVEVLLSDLGLSSTSSSFLISAFTTLLMLPCIALAIKLMDITGRRMLLLTTIPVLIVALIILVVTNLLTLGSVLHAVLSTTCVIVYFCVFVMAYGPIPNILCSEIFPTRVRGLCIAICALVYWIGDIIVTYSLPVMLDSMGLSGAFGIYAAVCVISFVFIFLKVPETKGMPLEVITEFFSVGARQVAAAKNE from the exons ATGAAGAAGGGAGCCGTGCTGGTGGCTATTGCTGCTACAATTGGTAACCTCCTGCAAGGATGGGATAATGCCACAATTGCCG GGGCTATTGTTTACATAACGAAAGAATTCGACTTGGGGAGTTCTTTGGAAGGCCTTGTTGTGGCCATGTCACTCATCGGAGCAACAATTATTACAACTTGCTCAGGAGCCATATCAGATTGGATTGGTCGGCGGCCAATGTTAATAGCATCCTCAGTCTTTTATTTTGTGAGTGGTTTGGTAATGGTGTGGTCACCCAATGTCTATGTACTATGTATAGCAAGGCTGTTAGATGGATTTGGAATCGGCCTAGCAGTTACTCTCATCCCACTCTATATATCTGAAACTGCCCCACCAGATATAAGGGGATCCTTGAATACTCTTCCGCAGTTCCTTGGTTCAGGCGGCCTGTTTCTGTCCTATTGTATGGTTTTTGGGATGTCACTGATGGACTCACCAAGCTGGAGATTGATGCTTGGGGTTCTTTCCATCCCCTCTTTGATCTACTTTGGGTTAACAGTGTTTTACTTGCCTGAATCTCCTCGATGGCTTGTGAGTAAGGGCAGGATGCTTGAGGCAAAGATTGTTCTCCAGCAGTTACGTGGCACTGAAGATGTTTCTG GTGAACTGGCTTTGCTGGTTGAAGGTCTTGGAATTGGGGGTGAAACATCAATAGAAGAGTACATAATAGGCCCAGCTGATGAGCTTGGCGATAGTCAGGATCCAGCTGACAAAGATAAAATCAAGTTATATGGACCTGAAGAAGGCCTTTCCTGGGTTGCCAGACCTGTCACTGGACAGGGTTCTCTTATTAGTCTTGTTTCTCGCCAAGGAAGCATGGTAAACCAGGGCGTGCCTTTAATGGACCCTCTTGTCACTCTGTTTGGTAGTGTTCATGAAAATTTCCCAGAGACTGCAAGTACCCGAAGCATGCTTTTCCCTAATTTTGGCAGCATGTTCAGCACAGCAGATCGGCCTAAGACTGACCAATGGGATGAAGAGAGTTTGCACGGGGAAGGTGAGGGCTACGGATCTGATGGTGCTGGGGGAGACTCAGATGACAATTTGCATAGTCCATTGATTTCACGTCAGGCAACAAGTCTGGAAAAGGATTTAGTGCCCCCTGCTTCCCATGGCAGTGCTCTAAGCATGAGGCGGCACAGCAGTCTCATGCAAGGAACAGGGGAGACATCTGGCAGCACAGGCATCGGTGGCGGATGGCAGTTGGCATGGAAGTGGTCTGAGAGAGAAGGCGAGGAtggaaagaaggaaggaggattTAAAAGGGTATATTTGCATCAGGAGGGAGGCCCAGGCTCCCGTCGTGGGTCCCTTGTGTCACTTCCTGGTGCTGATGTTCCTACAGAAGGTGAGTTTATCCAGGCTGCTGCTCTGGTTAGTCAGCCGGCTCTTTATTCGAAAGAGCTCATGGATAAGCATCCTGTTGGACCTGCAATGGTTCATCCAGCAGAAACAGCTTCAAAAGGACCAATATGGGCTGCTCTGCTTGAACCAGGAGTTAAGCATGCATTGTTAGTTGGAATGGGAATCCAGATTCTCCAGCAG TTTTCTGGCATAAATGGGGTTCTCTACTACACTCCTCAAATTCTTGAAGAGGCAGgcgttgaagtacttctttcagACTTGGGTCTCAGTTCAACGTCTTCATCCTTCCTTATAAGTGCATTCACAACATTGTTGATGCTTCCTTGTATAGCTTTGGCCATAAAGCTCATGGATATCACTGGTCGAAG GATGCTGCTGCTGACTACGATTCCAGTGTTGATAGTAGCACTCATCATTCTCGTGGTTACCAACCTTTTGACCTTGGGTTCAGTTCTTCATGCAGTACTATCAACCACTTGTGTTATCGTCTATTTCTGCGTCTTTGTCATGGCATATGGGCCAATTCCAAATATCCTGTGCTCCGAAATATTTCCCACAAGGGTGCGTGGCCTGTGCATTGCCATCTGCGCCTTGGTGTACTGGATTGGGGACATCATCGTCACTTACTCGCTACCTGTGATGCTTGATTCAATGGGCCTATCCGGTGCCTTTGGGATTTACGCAGCGGTTTGTGTCATTTCTTTTGTATTCATCTTCTTGAAGGTTCCGGAAACCAAAGGCATGCCCCTCGAAGTCATCACCGAGTTCTTTTCTGTTGGTGCAAGACAAGTTGCGGCTGCCAAAAACGAGTAA
- the LOC103409403 gene encoding protein MULTIPLE CHLOROPLAST DIVISION SITE 1, translating into MILKHQTQSSSNVMASISSLQFQLLSFQPSIWGSNSNHRTPSLLLKLRPEFGRVRRLKSSERFPPRAIDGSVGSAGDDHTSPNGEVAKTENKITITNLKDSIGKLQGMISSVTPLVFSMRQREGFDLAIGLCIATAFVVIAVRVFVVRKSKYDRPGSVADLVRRGQLRSDRRGISTPLKYDDPFNNPLVKLGKGNSTVEMCGKVYRLAPVTLTKEQQVVHQKRRSRAYQWKRPTIFLKEGDSIPPDVDPDTVRWIPANHPFATTVGDIDEDLAQNNVYQKHGVPFRIQAEHEALQREQKLNRLVNDSSDDSDFTNAFKSGPKSPDRGEESRINKQSGNFNPPLSERAPNSSRSVPPYEEMHD; encoded by the exons ATGATACTGAAGCACCAGACCCAGTCATCCTCTAATGTAATGGCTTCCATTTCTTCTCTCCAATTCCAGTTGCTATCCTTCCAG CCCTCGATTTGGGGCTCAAACTCAAACCATCGGACCCCTTCACTCCTACTGAAACTTAGACCCGAATTCGGCCGGGTTCGGCGACTGAAATCCAGTGAGAGGTTTCCACCGAGAGCCATTGACGGCTCGGTTGGTTCTGCTGGTGACGACCACACATCTCCTAATGGTGAGGTAGCGAAGACTGAGAACAAAATTACCATAACAAATCTCAAAGACTCAATCGGAAAATTGCAGGGAATGATCAGCTCCGTCACCCCATTGGTCTTTTCG ATGCGACAACGAGAGGGATTCGATTTGGCAATTGGTTTGTGTATAGCAACTGCATTTGTGGTCATTGCTGTGAGAGTGTTTGTGGTTAGGAAATCTAAGTACGACCGCCCTGGCTCTGTCGCTGATCTTGTTAGACGCGGCCAGCTTAGGTCTGATAGAAGAGGCAT TTCAACGCCTCTCAAGTATGATGACCCGTTCAATAATCCACTGGTCAAGCTTGGTAAAGGAAATTCAACTGTAGAGATGTGCGGAAAGGTTTATCGCCTAGCCCCTGTTACGCTTACAAAGGAGCAGCAAGTTGTCCATCAGAAAAGGAGGTCGCGCGCTTACCAGTGGAAGAGACCTACAATTTTCCTTAAGGAAGGGGATTCAATACCGCCGGATGTTGACCCTGATACGGTTAGGTGGATTCCTGCCAATCATCCTTTTGCAACCACTGTTGGTGACATTGACGAAGACTTGGCACAAAACAATGTGTATCAAAAACACGGTGTTCCATTTCGAATTCAAGCTGAGCATGAAGCACTGCAGAGG GAGCAAAAGTTGAACAGGTTAGTGAATGACTCTAGCGATGATAGTGATTTTACGAATGCATTCAAGTCAGGTCCAAAGTCACCTGACCGTGGAGAAGAAAGCCGCATCAATAAGCAATCAGGTAACTTCAATCCACCATTATCAGAACGTGCCCCAAATTCATCTCGCAGTGTGCCACCTTATGAGGAAATGCATGACTGA
- the LOC103436713 gene encoding outer envelope pore protein 21B, chloroplastic: METSLRYGGDAKALRIHAKQKLPLDSKTHLQVHGELDTRFGVPTFFRAVVRRFYPDFSASLGVGLQYDKREKLHYTVRAKKSFPVTTDGLFSFNVKGRCHLDKEFKERNSTGAAEFSWCILNFQKDQDVRLKLGYDLLDKVPYMQIRENNWTFNANGNGKWNVRFDL, translated from the exons ATGGAGACCTCTCTGAGATATGGCGGCGATGCCAAAGCTTTGAGAATCCACGCCAAGCAGAAGCTCCCCCTCGATTCCAAAACCCACTTGCAG GTTCATGGAGAGCTAGATACTAGATTTGGAGTTCCAACATTTTTTAGAGCGGTAGTGAGGCGCTTCTACCCCGAT TTTTCAGCAAGCCTTGGAGTGGGATTGCAATATGATAAGCGCGAGAAACTGCATTACACTGTCCGTGCGAAGAAGTCATTCCCTGTGACAACAGATGGCCTGTTCAGCTTCAATGTTAAGGGAAGATGTCATCTTGACAAAGAATTTAAAGAG AGAAACTCCACAGGAGCTGCTGAATTTTCGTGGTGCATTTTGAACTTTCAAAAGGACCAAGATGTCCGGCTCAAACTTGGTTATGACTTGTTGGACAAG GTTCCATATATGCAGATCAGGGAAAACAATTGGACATTCAATGCCAATGGTAATGGTAAATGGAATGTGAGGTTTGACTTGTGA
- the LOC103436711 gene encoding GDP-mannose transporter GONST3 isoform X1 — MGTARNLTEEERKRGREITWDDKEVCGHYLVRFCPFHLFANTRSDLGQCPKIHDPKLKESFEKSPQHDAYVPKFEAELAQFCEMLVMDLDRRVRREREHRHQEVEPALPHPLSIEKSKHLFILEDKLKKLLEQVEVLGESSKMDEAEVSVREVSLFLPDMSNKIVVENPQVGQGRQAQGGSSAPTLFGNIQTNWSSVILQQISVYGIAAGYCLSASLLSIINKWAVVKFPYPGALTALQYFTSAMGVLVCGWLKLLEHDSLDLLTMWRFLPAAVIFYLSLFTNSELLLHANVDTFIVFRSVVPIFVAIGETLFLHQPWPSIRTWASLATIFGGSVIYVLTDYQFTVTAYSWALAYLVSMSIDFVYIKHVVMTIGLNTWGLVLYNNLEALLLFPLELLVMGELKKIKHEITDESDWYSFDVLLPVGLSCLFGLSISFFGFSCRRAISATGFTVLGIVNKLLTVVINLIIWDKHSTIVGTVGLLICMLGGVMYQQSTSNKPKVVNQVKAQEAEEEQQKLIEMNSNLESNSNEKWNAESEQGN; from the exons ATGGGCACAG CTCGTAATTTGAcggaggaagagagaaagaggggcAGGGAAATTACTTGGGATGATAAGGAAGTCTGCGGGCActatttggttcggttttgtCCGTTCCATCTCTTCGCCAATACTCGAAGCGATCTAG GACAGTGCCCTAAAATCCATGAcccgaagttgaaggaaag TTTTGAGAAGTCACCACAGCATGATGCATACGTGCCCAAGTTTGAAGCCGAACTTGCTCAGTTTTGTGAGATGTTG GTGATGGATTTGGATAGAAGAGTAAGACGTGAGCGAGAACACCGTCACCAAGAGGTGGAACCTGCACTACCACATCCACTGTCAATTGAAAAGTCCAAACATTTGTTTATTTTGGAGGATAAGTTAAAGAAGTTGCTTGAACAAGTGGAGGTCCTTGGTGAATCCAGCAAGATGGATGAAGCTGAAGTGTCCGTGAGAGAGGTGTCGCTATTCTTGCCTGAT ATGTCCAATAAAATTGTTGTGGAGAATCCTCAAGTTGGTCAGGGCCGTCAGGCTCAGGGTGGTTCAAGTGCCCCTACTCTTTTTGGTAATATCCAAACAAACTGGTCCAGTGTTATACTCCAGCAGATCTCAGTCTACGGTATAGCTGCTGGTTACTGCTTATCTGCCTCATTGCTTTCCATTATCAACAAGTGGGCTGTCGTGAAATTTCCTTATCCTGGGGCCCTAACTGCGTTACAGTATTTTACAAGTGCTATGGGGGTCCTTGTATGTGGCTGGCTTAAGTTGCTAGAACATGATTCGCTTGACCTTCTTACTATGTGGCGCTTCCTACCAGCAGCAGTTATATTCTACCTCTCTCTCTTCACCAACAGTGAGCTCCTTCTTCATGCTAACGTTGACACTTTTATTGTCTTTCGTTCAGTTGTCCCAATCTTTGTTGCAATAGGAGAGACTCTCTTCTTGCACCAACCATGGCCATCAATAAGGACATGGGCCTCACTAGCCACTATTTTTGGAGGAAGTGTGATTTATGTGCTTACAGATTACCAGTTCACAGTCACGGCTTATAGTTGGGCTCTAGCTTACTTGGTAAGCATGTCCATAGATTTTGTCTACATAAAGCATGTGGTAATGACCATCGGCTTAAACACATGGGGTCTTGTATTGTATAACAATCTCGAGGCTCTCCTACTGTTCCCGCTGGAACTACTTGTAATgggtgaattgaagaagattaagcaTGAAATCACGGACGAATCAGATTGGTATTCTTTTGATGTGCTTTTGCCAGTGGGGTTATCATGTTTATTTGGTTTGTCTATCTCTTTCTTTGGGTTTTCTTGCCGAAGGGCAATTTCTGCAACTGGATTTACTGTTCTTGGTATAGTGAACAAGCTATTGACTGTTGTGATTAATCTGATTATTTGGGACAAGCATTCAACCATAGTTGGCACAGTGGGGCTGTTAATATGTATGCTAGGTGGTGTTATGTATCAGCAATCTACAAGCAACAAGCCTAAGGTTGTAAATCAGGTGAAAGCACAAGAGGCAGAGGAAGAACAACAAAAGTTAATTGAGATGAACTCCAACTTAGAAAGCAATAGCAATGAGAAATGGAATGCTGAATCAGAACAGGGAAATTGA